From Topomyia yanbarensis strain Yona2022 chromosome 1, ASM3024719v1, whole genome shotgun sequence, one genomic window encodes:
- the LOC131678312 gene encoding uncharacterized protein LOC131678312: protein MSYTTQRDFFNVTFRNEDPKPPERKRSDGALMTYEFCTDGRAWALDKEKRSKYILDVVHKARFKKAVLHPDGQFELSKNYLLNMEVDDLANYIVSLQAEVKRKNETVQQLEETRRVLGEQLDSAQQQSQDRILIQQQSAILQQERNEFEQQIDDLEEAIICLKDRADRYDLLAKENELLRCQLQKHRAEVANKMQLAHAEAEANFNRMRANDCEKLEAELIIFKAEYEELRKQKRELKEQLQKSSICKVRLSELKRQLATEQAEREKVEERMEHLLAIYDKQYQELQRKSDYIVESNQRMERIHYDQRWEQDHGVPVIEEPLTAKSSHQTLFKPSASAELLVESCANCQRMEAEIARLKNLQDDVSKRDELRNWQEQVRQLEDALTRCKAQQGTTETQTLELQKQLQEAREELSQKDVELDSYSGLMERMSSYQSRIEDLEEEQQFKANQLAASMTELQQTKEQLNQLLSAPKDVSEKIELNAVKQLNNDLQKKIEQLESELAAAKAYSKELIENSADKEELLKTIAALKSEIQAVQGIVKAQEEEIIRLEGEYGIPGLVQQFSDHRFSPDVRIKSSALGDRPMSAEALERGARPRSAGATGITGIDTTVALNREARLISASAVGAAGTPGTIVAPLGARAKSSGAIEDTHSFAREARLQSDGSIHGEDYARATSLPPEALPKSAEAIDRAQWDEAKAVSPEAKLTFTGAHHEIDSARVISRSPGARSKSARTIGENDAEEGTTHSPEAQSKLTSPNGKDGSARITAGRISAAAFGEAGTVGARARTKSAGSISETGSARERDRIKSTGPVVEVGSTQPGAEASSAGTVARRKPAGAIGKVGATKVGTGLRTKSAGAVDEEVTSPDDQLESDMEGNTAISPETQLKFSDELDRSVNFQDNVKELGANKTEIEGRPMDSSKVKKSSITAEEVISQLNENFITIGETVATGSSDPSRTKIIALKIVQHGISILILPELDHLHREIYRATLDRYLTLGKTVQFLDNAFCDNCNILNTMQTMGNNEMRAMISSSTQVPIANPLLLDDQIPTRLPPEHSHRPQVDGTAPKPKQRAKTANFADTKDSNETQQVFALFTKGSSLHPNKKTNNRLLIDKCRTRPWRSPKTPPK, encoded by the exons ATGTCATACACTACACAAAGGGATTTTTTCAACGTAACATTCCGTAACGAGGATCCAAAGCCCCCGGAACGCAAACGAAGCGATGGAGCCCTCATGACATACGAATTCTGCACCGACGGCCGGGCATGGGCTTTGGACAAGGAGAAACGATCCAAATACATTCTCGATGTTGTTCACAAGGCCCGTTTCAAAAAAGCAGTCTTGCAT CCAGATGGCCAGTTCGAGTTATCCAAGAATTATCTACTAAACATGGAGGTAGATGATTTGGCAAACTACATCGTAAGTTTGCAGGCTGAAGTCAAACGAAAGAATGAAACTGTACAACAATTAGAGGAAACCCGACGGGTGCTTGGCGAACAGCTCGACTCGGCTCAACAACAATCGCAGGATCGGATCCTAATTCAACAGCAATCTGCGATTTTGCAACAAGAGCGCAACGAGTTCGAGCAACAAATTGACGACCTGGAGGAAGCAATAATTTGTCTGAAAGACCGTGCCGATCGTTACGATCTGCTTGCAAAAGAAAACGAACTACTTCGATGTCAGCTGCAGAAACATCGCGCAGAAGTGGCCAACAAAATGCAATTGGCCCACGCAGAAGCGGAAGCCAACTTTAATCGAATGCGTGCAAATGACTGTGAAAAATTAGAAGCAGAATTGATTATTTTCAAGGCGGAGTACGAAGAGCTTCGAAAGCAAAAACGTGAGTTGAAAGAGCAGCTCCAAAAATCTTCAATCTGTAAGGTAAGGTTGTCAGAACTAAAGCGACAACTTGCCACGGAGCAAGCTGAGCGAGAAAAGGTCGAGGAACGAATGGAACACTTGTTG gcAATTTACGACAAGCAGTATCAAGAACTACAACGTAAGAGTGATTATATCGTTGAGTCTAATCAGCGAATGGAAAGAATTCACTACGATCAACGCTGGGAACAGGATCACGGAGTGCCAGTCATAGAGGAACCTCTAACGGCGAAGTCATCTCACCAAACTCTCTTTAAACCGTCGGCATCAGCTGAGTTGTTGGTCGAAAGCTGCGCGAATTGCCAGCGAATGGAAGCAGAAATCGCAAGGTTGAAAAACTTGCAGGACGACGTCAGTAAACGTGACGAATTACGAAATTGGCAAGAACAAGTTCGACAATTGGAAGACGCCCTCACAAGATGCAAAGCTCAGCAAG GTACCACGGAAACACAAACGTTGGAACTGCAAAAACAACTtcaagaagcaagagaagaaTTGTCGCAAAAGGACGTAGAACTCGACTCGTATTCAGGTCTAATGGAGCGGATGTCCAGCTACCAATCTAGGATTGAGGACCTGGAAGAAGAGCAACAATTCAAGGCAAACCAGCTTGCAGCTTCGATGACCGAGTTGCAGCAAACCAAAGAACAACTAAATCAACTTTTATCCGCCCCTAAAGATGTATCCGAGAAAATAGAATTGAATGCAGTGAAACAGCTAAACAATGACTTGCAAAAGAAAATCGAACAACTAGAGTCTGAGTTAGCCGCCGCAAAAGCTTATTCTAAAGAATTGATAGAAAATTCTGCTGATAAGGAGGAATTGTTGAAAACCATTGCAGCGCTCAAATCAGAGATACAAGCAGTTCAAGGTATAGTGAAGGCACAGGAAGAGGAAATTATAAGATTAGAAGGGGAATATGGAATACCTGGTTTAGTTCAACAGTTTTCAGACCATCGATTTTCACCCGACGTTCGAATAAAATCTTCGGCACTAGGAGACCGACCGATGTCTGCTGAAGCATTAGAACGAGGAGCTCGACCTAGATCGGCTGGAGCAACCGGAATAACCGGTATTGATACTACCGTAGCTCTAAACCGAGAAGCTCGACTAATATCAGCTAGCGCAGTCGGTGCAGCTGGTACACCCGGTACCATTGTTGCTCCATTAGGAGCTCGTGCAAAATCTTCAGGAGCAATCGAAGATACCCACTCATTTGCACGCGAAGCACGACTACAATCCGATGGATCAATACACGGCGAAGATTATGCACGGGCAACTTCTCTTCCACCAGAAGCGCTACCAAAATCAGCTGAAGCAATTGACAGAGCTCAGTGGGATGAGGCCAAAGCTGTGTCACCGGAAGCCAAGTTAACTTTTACTGGAGCACATCATGAAATTGATTCAGCACGCGTCATTTCTCGTTCACCAGGAGCTCGATCAAAATCAGCGAGAACAATTGGTGAAAATGATGCTGAAGAAGGTACGACACATTCGCCGGAAGCCCAGTCTAAACTTACGAGTCCAAACGGTAAAGATGGTTCTGCTAGGATAACAGCAGGAAGAATATCTGCTGCAGCATTCGGGGAAGCTGGAACAGTTGGAGCAAGAGCTCGAACAAAATCTGCCGGATCAATCAGTGAAACAGGATCAGCTCGTGAACGAGATCGAATCAAATCTACCGGACCAGTCGTTGAAGTTGGATCGACTCAGCCAGGAGCTGAAGCTAGTTCGGCAGGGACAGTAGCTCGAAGGAAGCCGGCTGGAGCGATCGGCAAAGTTGGCGCGACAAAAGTAGGAACCGGACTCCGAACAAAATCCGCTGGCGCAGTTGATGAAGAAGTTACTTCACCAGATGATCAATTGGAATCTGATATGGAAGGGAATACTGCGATTTCACCAGAAACTCAATTAAAATTCTCCGACGAACTAGATCGTAGTGTGAACTTCCAAGATAATGTAAAAGAGCTCGGAGCCAACAAAACGGAAATAGAGGGAAGGCCAATGGATAGCTCTAAAGTCAAAAAATCTTCCATAACTGCGGAAGAAGTTATATCGCAACTCAATGAAAATTTCATCACAATAGGTGAAACTGTGGCTACTGGCAGTTCCGATCCTAGCAGAACAAAAATAATTGCATTGAAGATAGTCCAGCATGGCATTAGT ATCTTAATATTGCCTGAACTAGATCACCTGCATCGTGAAATTTATCGTGCTACACTCGACCGTTACCTTACACTGGGAAAAACTGTGCAATTCTTGGATAATGCTTTCTGCGATAACTGTAATATCCTCAATACAATGCAAACGATGGGGAACAATGAAATGCGGGCAATGATTTCTTCTTCTACTCAAGTTCCGATTGCAAATCCGTTACTGTTGGACGACCAAATACCGACTCGTCTGCCACCTGAACACTCGCATCGTCCGCAAGTCGATGGTACTGCACCTAAGCCGAAACAAAGGGCTAAAACGGCTAACTTTGCTGATACTAAAGATTCTAACGAAACCCAGCAAGTATTTGCACTGTTTACAAAGGGCTCATCATTGCATCCGAATAAAAAAACCAATAACCGCCTACTGATCGATAAATGCAG GACACGTCCTTGGAGATCACCAAAGACCCCACCGAAGTAA
- the LOC131678339 gene encoding ras-related protein Rab-39B translates to MVEPMFEYQFRHILIGDSTVGKSSLLKYFTDGKFAELSDPTVGVDFFAHLIEVKDGTRIKLQLWDTAGQERFRSITKSYYRNSVGVLLVYDITNHASFEHIPLWMMEAKRHIEPHRPVFALVGCKLDLVNNGVQRREVSVEEARSFAEQNGLIFVETSARTGVNVREAFNLVTQEVYNRIQTGEYKVEDGWDGIKKGFQRPNNLDFNLVVAETARSSCC, encoded by the exons ATGGTAGAACCAATGTTCGAATATCAATTCAGGCACATTCTAATTGGGGACAGCACAGTGGGAAAGTCCTCACTTCTCAAGTACTTCACGGATGGCAAATTTGCGGAG CTATCCGATCCCACTGTGGGGGTGGACTTTTTCGCTCACTTGATCGAAGTTAAGGACGGTACCCGTATCAAGCTGCAGCTGTGGGATACCGCCGGTCAGGAGCGGTTCCGTTCAATTACCAAGTCCTACTATCGCAATTCGGTCGGAGTACTGTTGGTGTATGACATAACCAATCATGCCAGTTTCGAACACATTCCGCTGTGGATGATGGAAGCTAAACGGCACATCGAACCGCATAGGCCGGTTTTTGCTCTGGTAGGCTGCAAGCTAGATTTAGTAAATAATGGTGTCCAGCGACGCGAAGTTAGCGTAGAGGAGGCCCGTTCCTTCGCTGAACAGAACGGGCTCATTTTCGTGGAAACTTCGGCCCGCACCGGTGTCAATGTGCGGGAGGCATTCAATCTTGTCACCCAGGAGGTCTACAACCGAATCCAGACCGGTGAGTATAAGGTCGAGGATGGTTGGGATGGCATTAAGAAGGGCTTTCAGAGGCCAAATAATTTAGATTTTAATCTAGTTGTAGCGGAAACGGCGAGAAGCTCATGTTGTTAA